The sequence TGGACTGCCCGTAGGCGGTGACCTGGAGTACGCCGACGAGGTCACCCTGGGACGCGCATTCGTGGGAAGGCAGGCGGCGACATGATCAGCGATCGCTCCGAGACGCCGACGGGGGAGTTCCCGGCCCACGCCGCGCTGCGCGCCATGGTCGAGGTCGAGGCGCAGAACGTCCGCCTCGCCGACGACCTGGCCGCCTCCTTCCAGGCCTTCCTCGACGCACTCACCGCCATCACCCGTGAGGCGACCGGCAACGAGGCGGTCTCGCTGCTGCTGCTCCAGGTCAGCCAGGTGTCGCTGGCGGGTGCGCGGTTGGGTGCCCAGCGCGACATCACGCCGCTGGGGGAGTTCCAGCCCGACGTGGGACCCGATGCCGACTTCGACGACGTCCGCATGCAGCTCGGTGAGCTGCTGGGCAACGCCGACGTCTACAGCCACGTGCTCGACCCCTACCAGCCCGAGCTGGTGGTGAGCAGCCTCGCCGACGACCTGACCGCCATCGCGGCGGACCTGGAGAACGGCATGCGCCACCACCGCGCCGGCGACGTGGACGAGGCCATGTGGTGGTGGCAGTTCTCCTACGTCTCCAACTGGGGGTCGCTGGCCAGTGCGGTGCAGAAGGCGCTGCACTCGGTGGTCTCCCACGACCGCCTCGACGTCGACAACGCCTCCGAGCAGGACCAGATCGACGCCGCGGAGGCTGTGCTGGACGCCACCTCCCCGGAGGCGTGACGGCTCCCTAGAATGGGGTTCGCGTCCCAGTTGTGCTGGGATGGGTTCGGAACACTCTTCCCGATCAACTTCAGGAGTTGAGCCCCCGTGGGCATAGTCGTACAGAAGTACGGCGGTTCGTCGCTGTCGGACGCCGATGCGATCAAGCGGGTGGCGCGCCGCATCACCGAGGCCAAGAAGGCCGGCAATGATGTCGTCGTCGCCGTCTCCGCGATGGGTGACAGCACCGATGAGCTGCTCGACCTCGCCGACCAGGTGAGCCCGATGCCGCCGGCGCGTGAACTCGACATGCTGCTGACCTCCGGTGAGCGCATCTCGATGGCGCTCGTGGCGATGGCCATCGCCGACCTGGGCTACACCGCCCGGTCCTTCACCGGCTCCCAGGCCGGTGTCATCACCGACTCGATGCACGGCGAGGCGAAGATCATCGACGTCACGCCCGGTCGCATCACCGAGGCCATCGGCGACGGGCACATCGTCATCGTCGCCGGCTTCCAGGGCGTCAGCCAGGACACCAAGGAGATCACCACCCTGGGTCGTGGCGGCACCGACACCACCGCCGTGGCGCTGGCCGCCGCGCTGGACGCCGACGTGTGCGAGATCTACACCGACGTCGACGGCGTCTTCACGGCCGACCCGCGCATCGTGCCGAGCGCGAAGAAGCTCGACACCGTCACCTTCGAGGAAATGCTCGAGCTCGCTGCCAACGGCGCGAAGGTCCTGCACCTGCGGTCGGTGGAGTACGCCCGCCGCCACTTCCTCCCGATCCACGTTCGCTCGTCCTTCAGTGAGCTGAAGGGCACCACGGTCGCCGGCAGCATCGATGACGAGGCCCGGCTCGAACAGGAGAGAACCATGGAAGCACCGATCATCGCGGGCGTGGCCCACGACCGCAGCGAGGCCAAGATCACCGTTGTCGGCGTACCCGACAAGGTCGGCACGGCCGCCCGCATCTTCGAGGTCCTGGCCGACGCGCAGATCAACATCGACATGATCGTGCAGAACGTCTCCGCGGCCAGCACCAACAAGACCGACATCTCCTTCACCCTCCCCGGGGCGGACGGCAAGAAGGCCACCTCCGCCCTCGAGGGCATCAAGGCCGAGATCGAGTACGACTCCCTCACCTACGACGACAAGGTCGGCAAGGTGTCGCTGGTCGGCGCCGGCATGCGCTCCCACCCGGGCATCTCGGCGAAGGTCTTCAAGGCCGTGGCCGACGCGGGCGTCAACATCGAGATGATCTCGACCTCCGAGATCCGTGTCTCGGTCGTCGTGTCCGAGACCGAGGTGGATGCCGCCGTCGCCGCCGTGCACACGGCGTTCGAGCTCGATGCCGACCAGGTCGAGGCCGTCGTCTACGGCGGCACCGGCCGCTGATCGGGAGGCGAGCGACATGGTGAACCTGGGAGTCGTGGGCGCCACCGGCCAGGTGGGCGTCGCGATGCGACAGATCCTGCTCGAGCGTGACTTCCCCATCGACGAGGTCCGCTTCTTCTCCTCGGCGCGCTCCGCGGGCAAGGTGCTGCAGTTCGGTGACCGCGAGGTCACCGTCGAGGACGCCTCGACGGCGGACCCGACCGGCCTGGACATCGCGCTGTTCTCCGCGGGCGGGGCGACCTCCCGCGCGCTGGCGCCGAAGTTCGCCGAGGCCGGCGTGATCGTGGTCGACAACTCCTCGGCCTTCCGCAAGGACCCCGAGATCCCGCTGGTGGTCTCCGAGGTCAACCCCGATGCCATGGACGAGGTCATCGCGGCCGGGCAGGGCATCATCGCCAACCCGAACTGCACCACGATGGCCGCCATGCCGGTGCTCAAGCCGCTGCACGACGCGGCCGGCCTGGTGCGGCTGATCGCCGCGACCTACCAGGCCGTCTCCGGCTCCGGCATCGCCGGCGTCGAGGAGCTGGCCGGTGGGGTCGAGGCCGCGGGTGACAAGGCGCGCGAGCTGGCCTACGACGGGTCGGCGGTGTCCTTCCCCGAGCCGCAGGTCTACGAGCGGCCGATCGCGTTCAACGCGCTGCCGATGGCCGGTTCGATCGTCGACGACGGCACCGGTGAGACCGACGAGGAGCAGAAGCTCCGCAACGAGTCCCGCAAGATCCTCGGCATCCCGGAGCTGCCGGTGTCGGGCATCTGCGTGCGGGTCCCGGTGTTCACCGGACACGCGTTGGCGATCAACGCCGAGTTCTCCGAGGCGATGACCCCCGACCGGGCCCGCGAGCTGCTCGAGGCGGCCCCGGGCGTGGAGCTCGCGGACATCCCGACGCCGCTGCAGGCGGCGGGCAACGACCCGTCGTACGTCGGCCGGCTCCGGCAGGACCCGGGCGTCCCCGACGACCGTGGCCTGGCGCTGTTCGTCGCCGGTGACAACCTGCGCAAGGGCGCTGCGCTCAACACGGTCCAGCTCGCGGAGATCATCGCCGCGGCTCGCTGAGCCACCCACGTGCCGAGTCGGCGCGAACTCGACGAGTTCGCGCCGACTCGACGCAATTGTGGGCCGAGTTGGCGCCGACTCGACCCGGGTGGCTAACTCTCCGGTTCGACGAAGGTCTTGGTGACGAAGACCGAGAGGGCGTACGCCCCGACGGTGACGACGGGGATCACCACCAGCGACGACCAGTGGTCGAGCACGTCGATGAGCAGCAGCAGCGCGACGACGGCGACCAGGCCGACGGCGAGGAAACTGCTGCTGCCGGGGTCGGGCACGTCGAAGCTCTTCAGGATGGCGCTGCCGAGCATCACGCTCACGATGAACATCGCCACCAGCAGCAGGAAGCCGGGCCCCCCGCCACACGTCGCGGTGCCGCGGATGGCCTCGCAGCCGCGCAGCGAGAGCCAGGTCAGCACGACCATGCCCAGGCCGACGATGGCTCCGGTGAGGACCGCGGCGGGGTAGTGGTCGAGCATCGGCACGGCGGTCGTCGAGGAGTCGTCCTCGTCGGAGCCCGGTGACGCCGGGCCGCCGCTGCTTCCACCGTCACTGTCGTCGCCGTCGTTGCGCACCAGGTCGCCGACCCGGTCGCGGACCCGCTGCAGGAGCGACGGGCCGGACGCGGCCGCTGCCGGGGCGGCGGCCACCGGCGCCAAGTCGTCCTCGTCCTCGTCGAGACCGGTCTCGATCTCGTCGATGATCGGCTCGTCGTCGGCCACGGGCGGCAGCACGCTGGTCTCCTGTGCGGCCGGTGCCGATGACGGACGACTCTCCGGCCGGCTCTCGACCGGCGCGTCGGCGTCCTCGGCCTCCGCAGGGTCCGCCGTCGGGACCTCGGCGGTCTCCGGGGGCGCGAAGGCTGCGTGGTCGGTGTGGGCGGTGTGCTCGGGCTCGTCCTCGCCAGCGGCGGCCTCCGCCGGCGCCGGTGCCTCGGTGGGAGCGTCCTCGGCCTCGGTCGTGGGCTCCTCGGCGGTCGGAGCAGGCTCCGGGTGCTCGGACGCGGATCCGGTGTCGTCGCCCCGACCGGACTTCTTCTTACGACCGAACAGCTTCGGTGGCTCCAAGCTGACCTTCAGCTTGTCCTGCTCGTCTGACATGAGGAGCAGTGTGTCATGGACCCCTCGCCACGGTGCGGTCATGAGCCACTCCGCGGGCAGCGTCACCGCGGTTGTCGACGGGGGTCCGGCGTGGTCGAATCGACCCGTGGTGGCGACCTCCGCCCCGATCCGGTGGGGCACGACCGAGGGGCGGTGGGTGCTGGCCGCGGCCGTCCTCGGCTCGGGCATGGCCGGGGTGGACGCCACCGTCGTCAACGTGGCGCTCCCGGCGCTCGGCGAGGACCTCGACGCCGACTTCGCAGTGCTTCAGTGGGTCGTGAGCGGCTACGCCCTGACGTTGGCGTCGTTCATCCTGCTCGGGGGCACGCTGGGGGACCGCTTCGGTCGGCGGCGCGTGTTCGCGGTCGGTGTGGCGTGGTTCGCCGTCGCGTCGGTGCTGTGCGGCATCGCCCCGAACGCCGAGCTCCTGGTCGCCGCCCGGGTGCTGCAGGGGGTGGGCGGCGCGCTGTTGACGCCGGCGAGCCTGGCCATCCTGCAGGCGAGCTTCGCAGCGGATGACCGCGGCCGGGCGATCGGTGCGTGGTCGGGGCTGGGTGGGGTGGCGACCGCGATCGGGCCGTTCCTGGGCGGCTGGCTGGTGGCGAGCGTGTCGTGGCGGTGGGTGTTCCTGATCAACGTGCCGCTCGCGCTGGTGGTGCTGTGGGTGCTGTGGAGCCACGTGCCTGAGAGCCGCGACAGCGAGGACACCGGCGGGATCGACTGGGCCGGGTCCGCGCTGGCCGCGACCGCACTCGCCGGCCTGACCTACGCCGCGATCGGTGGCGGCGAGCAGGGCGTCACGGCCGCGGTCGGACTGGCGCTGGCGGTGGGCCTGCTGGCGGGGGCGGCGTTCTGGCTGCTGGAGCGGCGGACGTCGCACCCCGTCCTGCCGCCCTCCATCCTCGCCTCGCGGCAGTTCGGCGCCGTCAACGCGGTGACGTTCGTGGTCTACGGTGCCCTGGGGGTGGTGTTCTTCCTGCTGGTCGTGCAGCTGCAGGTGGTCTCGGGCTTCGGGCCCGTGGCCGCGGGCGCGGCGCTGCTGCCCGTCACGCTGGTGATGCTGGCGCTCTCCGCACGGTCGGGCGAGCTCGCCAGCCGGATCGGGCCGCGACTGCAGATGGCGGCGGGCCCGGTCGTCTGCGCCGCCGCGCTGGTGTGGATGCTGGGCATCGATGCCGACGCTCGCTACGTCCGCGAGGTCCTCCCGCCGGTGCTGCTGTTCGGGCTCGGCCTGGCGGTGATGGTGGCACCGCTGACGGCCACGGCACTCGCGGTGGTGCCCGAGCGCCACGCCGGGCTGGCCTCCGGGGTCAACAACGCGGTCGCCCGGACCGGTGGCCTGGCGGCCGTCGCGGTGATCCCGGTGCTCGTCGGGCTCACGGGGGCCGACTACGCCGACCCCGACGTCTTCGACACCGCCTTCGACCGGGCGATGCTGGTGGCCGCCGTGGTGCTGCTGGTCGGTGGGGTGCTGGCGTTGGTGAGTGTCCGTGCCGACGCGCTCGTCGCCGAGGGTGGCAGGGGTGAGCCGTACGCCGCGGCACCGGTGGCCGGCCCCACGGCCACCGCTCGCCACCACCTCAACCACTGTGCGGTGGCCGGCCCGCCGCTGGTCTGCGACGTCCCCGACGAGGGCCACGCCGGATCCGGAGCCCACGAGGACTGAGCGACCGCGCACCGAAGCGGGCCGAGAACGACCGAACCCGGCGTACCGCTCGGTCCGCCGGGTTCACGATGTCGCGAGACATCACGTGGTCGGGCTGACAGGATTTGAACCTGCGGCCTCCTCGTCCCGAACGAGGCGCGCTACCAAGCTGCGCTACAGCCCGATGAGAGCCCCCACTCCGGGAGGCTCTCGAGTACGGGAGCATACCCGAGCCGTCGGGCGGTCCCGCAATCGAGGTCGGTCAGTCCCGCGGGAGCAGCGTGAGCAGCGTTGCCTCGGGTCGGCAGGCCAGACGCAACCGGATCTGGGGGTGCGTGCCGAGGCCCGCCGAGACGTGCAGCCACGCCGAACCCGGCTCGCCCGGCATCGAGTCCGCGGGGTGCCGGTGCAGTCCCCGCGCCCGCTCCGGCTCGAGGTCGCAGTTGGTGGTGAGGGCACGGCCGCCGGGCAGGCACACCTGGCCGCCGTGGGTGTGGCCGGCAATGATCGCCTCGTAGCCGTCGGCGGCGTACTGGTCCAGCACCCGGAGGTACGGCGCGTGCGTGATCCCGAGCCGGACGTCGGCCGTCCGATCCGCCTGTCCCGCCACCGCGGGGAGGTCGTCGTAGCCCAGGTGCGGGTCGTCGACACCGGCGAACGCGATCGAGGTCTCGCCGACCCGCACCGTCTCGCGACGGTTCGTCAGGTCGTGCCACCCGGCGGCGCGGAAGCCGTCGCTCAGGTCGCCCCACGGCAGCGGCGGCAGGTCCGTGCGGCGCTTGCCGTCGTCGGGCAGCAGGTAGGCCAGCGGGTTGCGCAAGCCGGGGGAGAAGTAGTCGTTGGAGCCGTGCACGAAGACGCCCGGCCGGTCCAGCAGCGGCGCGAAGCAGTCCAGCACCGCCGGCACCGCGTCGCGGTGGGCGAGGTTGTCCCCGGTGTCGATGACGAGGTCGGGCGCCAGGTCGCCCAGGCGGCGTACCCAGTCCTGCTTGGCACGCTGCCCCGGCACAAGGTGGAGGTCGCTGAGCTGGAGCACCCGCAGCGGCCGCATGCCGGCCGGGAGCAGGGGCAGCTCGTAGCGCCGCAGGGTGTACTGCCGCGCCTCCCATGCGGCGTACGCCGTCACCGCGGCGCCGGAGGCCGCACCGGCGCCGAGCACGCGCGGAATCGAGAGGAAGGGCACGTGGCAAGGCTGCCACACGGTGCGACATACCCTTGCCGCCATGGGCACTCTCAAGGATCAGCTGCGCACCGACCTCACCGCTGCGATGAAGGCGCGGGACAAGGCGCGCGCCTCGACGCTGCGGATGGTGCTGACCGCACTCAGCAAGGCCGAGGTGGCCGGTGACACCGCGCGCGAGCTCAGTGACGAGGAGGTCACCCAGGTGCTCACCAAGGAGGCCAAGGGCCGCCGCGAGGCGGCGCTCGCCTTCGAGGAGGGCGGTCGCGCCGAGAGTGCGGAGAAGGAGCGGGCCGAGGCGGCGGTCATCGCCGAGTACCTGCCCGAGCAGCTCGACGAGGCGGCCATCGCCGAGGTCGTGAGCACGACGATCGCCGAGCTGGGCGTCGCCGAGGACGGCATGAAGGCCATGGGCCGCGTCATGGGCGCGGTGCAGCCGAAGGTGGCGGGACGGGCCGACGGTGCCGCCGTCGCCGCGGAGGTACGCCGCCAGCTCGGCTGAGCGGACCGGACCGAGCCACCGGGGCGAGTCGGCGTGAACTCGGCCGAGTTCACGCCGACTCGGCACCCGGGCGCTAGTTGTTGCCGCGGCCTCCGCCACCGTTGCCGCCGCCGTTGTTGCCGCCGTTCCCGCGGCCGCCACCGTTGCCGCCGCCGTTGTTGCCGCCGTTGTTGTTCTTCTTCTTCGGCGGGGGCGGCACGAAGCCGGTGGAGGGGTAGATGTAGACGGTGAGGCCCTTGCCGTAGGTGGCACCGCCGCCGGGCGAGGAGTAGGCGACCAGGCCCTCGGAGACGTTGGAGTTGCGCTCGTCGCCGACGACGGGGTTGTAGCCGGCGTCCTCGAGCTGGCCGCGGGCGGAGGCGATGCTGTCGCCGCTGACGTTGGGCACGGTGCCCTGCTCGCCGTTGATGATCTTGTCGGTGGGCTGCACGAAGTCCTCGTCGTCGAGGATCCCCGAGATGCCCTGGAAGGTCTCGCCCCAGATCGGGCCGGCGGTGGTCGAGCCGGCGGTCGTGGTGCGGAAGACGCCACCGATGGTCTGGCCGTCCAGGGTGATCTGACGCCCGGTGTCGTTGTTGACGCCGGCCACCACGGCCGCACCGGCCATGTTGGGGGTGTAGCCGGAGAACCAGACGGCCTTGTTGTCGCTGGTCGTCCCGGTCTTGCCGGCGGCCGGCTGGCCCGGCGTCAGCGGCGCGCCGAAGCCACCGGGCTCGATGACGCCGCGGAGCACGTCGTTGACCGCGTCGCCGACCTCCTCGTCGAAGACCCGCTTGCAGCTCTTGTCGTAGGACTTGAGCTGGTTGCCGTTCGCGTCGGAGATCTTCAGCACCGGGCGCGGGTTGCAGTTGATGCCACGCGCGGCGAAGGTCGCGTAGGCGCCGGCCATGTCCAACGGGCTGACGTCGGCGACGCCGAGGGTGAAGGAGGGGATCTGGTCGCCCTTGTCGAGGGTGCGGATGCCCATCTGGCGGGCCAGGCGCCACGGCTGGCAGATGCCGACCTCCTGCTCGAGGCGCACGAAGAAGGTGTTGACCGAGTTCTGCGTGCCCTCGTAGAGGTCCGGGGTGGCGCTGGAGTTCGTCGAGTTGCCGGGGCTCCAGGTCTCGCTGCTGCGGTAGTTGCCCTCGCAGGTCTTGAACGAGTTCAGCTGCACCGTGGCGGGCTCGGCGGCGGAGATCCGGCGGTTGAGCGGGATGCCCTGGTTGATGGCGGCGGCGAGCACGAAGACCTTGAAGGTCGAGCCCGGCTGGAAGCCGTTGGCGTTGCCGAACTGCTTGGGCACCGTGTAGTTGAGGTAGGTCTGGCCGGGACCGTCGCCCTGGGGGCGGGACTGGGCGAGCGCCTTGACCTCACCGGTGCCGGGCTCGACCAGCGCCATCGCTCCCAGTGCGGTGTCGCTGGAGTTGACGTTGTTGGCGACCGCCTGCTGCGCCGAGCGCTGCATCCGGGTGTCGATCGCGGTCTGGATGCGCAGGCCGCCGGTGCGGATCAGGCGCCGACGGTCCTCCTTGGTCTCGCCGAGTGCGCGGTCGTTGAGGAGGTACTCGATCGCGTACTCGCAGTACCAGGTGGCCACGGAGTCGTCGCAGCCGTTGGGCATGGCCTGCACGTCCAGGCCCAGGCCCTTGCCCTGCAGCTGCTCCACCCGCTTCTCGGGGGCCGCGCCGAGGGAGGCCATCCGGCGCAGCACCACGTCGCGGCGCTCCTTGGCGCGCTCGGGGTACGACGTCGGGTTCAGCGCCTCGGGGCTCTGCACCAGACCGGCCAGGGTGGCGGCCTGCTTGCGGTTGAGGTCCTTGGCATCGACGTTGAAGAAGTGCTTGGCGGCCGACTGCACGCCGTACGCGCCGTCGCCGAAGTAGACGGTGTTGAGGTAGCGCTCGAGGATCCAGTCCTTGGAGTACTTCTTCTCCAGCGCGATCGCGTAGCGCAGCTCGCGGATCTTGCGCGCGTAGGACTCGTCGGTGGCCCGGGCGATGGCCTCCTCGTCGCCGTCGGCCTGGTTGACCAGCGTCTGCTTCACCAGCTGCTGGGTGATCGAGGAGCCACCCTGGACGACCTCGTCGGCGGCCTGGTTGGTCACCAGGGCGCGCAGCGTGCCCTTCAGGTCCAGGGCGCCGTGCTGGTAGAACCGGTAGTCCTCGACCGCGAGCAGCGCCTTGACCATCTGCTTGGAGATCTGCTTGAGCGGGATGACGATCCGGTTCTGGTCATAGATCGTGGCGATGGTGTTGCCCGCGCGGTCCTCCAGGATGGTGCGCTGGGCGAGCAGGTCGGTCTCGAGCTCCTGCGGCAGGTCCTCGGCGGTGCCCGCGATGCTGCGGGCCGAGAGGCCGGCCACGCCGGCGAAGGGGATCGCCAGGCCCGAGACCACGACGCCGAGCACCGCAGAGACCAGCGCCATCACACCGAGGTGGGAGGCGATCTTGCCTGCGGGGAGCTTGTCGGCGTCGGATCGTGCCATGCGCCTCAGATTACGGGAACTTCCTGAGAGGACCGATTCCGTCGCGCGACGACCAGCGACCACGTCTAGTCACTAATGACTAGTGCGCCGCCACCGTTGAGGCGTCCCTCCCCTCCGAAACGGTCACTAGCGTTGACCCATCGAAGCCCGCGTTGGGGGCGGGAATCGGAATCGGATGGGGACGAACATGTGGGATGACGACTGGACCAACCGCGCCGCCTGCCGCACCAAGGGGCCCGACGACCTCTTCGTCCGCGGGGCCGCGCAGAACCAGGCCAAGAAGATCTGCGCCAGCTGCCCGGTGGTGACCGAGTGCCTCGCGGAGGCGCTGGACAACCGCATCGAGTGGGGCGTGTGGGGTGGCATGACCGAGCGCGAGCGGCGTGCGCTGCTGCGTCGTCGGCCGGCGACCTCGTTCCGCGAGCTGTTCGAGACCGCTCGCCGCGAGCTCGTCGCCTCCTGATCCGGAGGTCGGCCGCTGCCTGACCCGAGGCGAATTCCCCTCGGCTCGGCTCAGCGGCGGCGTACGACGAGGGTCTGGCTGGCCTGCCCGATCACGCCGGTCGTGTCGAAGAGCTGGCCGGTGGCGACGCCGGTGCCCTCGGGACCGATCGTCGTCCGGGCGGCCAGGCCGACGTGC comes from Nocardioides panacisoli and encodes:
- a CDS encoding DUF5063 domain-containing protein, coding for MISDRSETPTGEFPAHAALRAMVEVEAQNVRLADDLAASFQAFLDALTAITREATGNEAVSLLLLQVSQVSLAGARLGAQRDITPLGEFQPDVGPDADFDDVRMQLGELLGNADVYSHVLDPYQPELVVSSLADDLTAIAADLENGMRHHRAGDVDEAMWWWQFSYVSNWGSLASAVQKALHSVVSHDRLDVDNASEQDQIDAAEAVLDATSPEA
- a CDS encoding aspartate kinase; translated protein: MGIVVQKYGGSSLSDADAIKRVARRITEAKKAGNDVVVAVSAMGDSTDELLDLADQVSPMPPARELDMLLTSGERISMALVAMAIADLGYTARSFTGSQAGVITDSMHGEAKIIDVTPGRITEAIGDGHIVIVAGFQGVSQDTKEITTLGRGGTDTTAVALAAALDADVCEIYTDVDGVFTADPRIVPSAKKLDTVTFEEMLELAANGAKVLHLRSVEYARRHFLPIHVRSSFSELKGTTVAGSIDDEARLEQERTMEAPIIAGVAHDRSEAKITVVGVPDKVGTAARIFEVLADAQINIDMIVQNVSAASTNKTDISFTLPGADGKKATSALEGIKAEIEYDSLTYDDKVGKVSLVGAGMRSHPGISAKVFKAVADAGVNIEMISTSEIRVSVVVSETEVDAAVAAVHTAFELDADQVEAVVYGGTGR
- a CDS encoding aspartate-semialdehyde dehydrogenase yields the protein MVNLGVVGATGQVGVAMRQILLERDFPIDEVRFFSSARSAGKVLQFGDREVTVEDASTADPTGLDIALFSAGGATSRALAPKFAEAGVIVVDNSSAFRKDPEIPLVVSEVNPDAMDEVIAAGQGIIANPNCTTMAAMPVLKPLHDAAGLVRLIAATYQAVSGSGIAGVEELAGGVEAAGDKARELAYDGSAVSFPEPQVYERPIAFNALPMAGSIVDDGTGETDEEQKLRNESRKILGIPELPVSGICVRVPVFTGHALAINAEFSEAMTPDRARELLEAAPGVELADIPTPLQAAGNDPSYVGRLRQDPGVPDDRGLALFVAGDNLRKGAALNTVQLAEIIAAAR
- a CDS encoding MFS transporter, with the protein product MSHSAGSVTAVVDGGPAWSNRPVVATSAPIRWGTTEGRWVLAAAVLGSGMAGVDATVVNVALPALGEDLDADFAVLQWVVSGYALTLASFILLGGTLGDRFGRRRVFAVGVAWFAVASVLCGIAPNAELLVAARVLQGVGGALLTPASLAILQASFAADDRGRAIGAWSGLGGVATAIGPFLGGWLVASVSWRWVFLINVPLALVVLWVLWSHVPESRDSEDTGGIDWAGSALAATALAGLTYAAIGGGEQGVTAAVGLALAVGLLAGAAFWLLERRTSHPVLPPSILASRQFGAVNAVTFVVYGALGVVFFLLVVQLQVVSGFGPVAAGAALLPVTLVMLALSARSGELASRIGPRLQMAAGPVVCAAALVWMLGIDADARYVREVLPPVLLFGLGLAVMVAPLTATALAVVPERHAGLASGVNNAVARTGGLAAVAVIPVLVGLTGADYADPDVFDTAFDRAMLVAAVVLLVGGVLALVSVRADALVAEGGRGEPYAAAPVAGPTATARHHLNHCAVAGPPLVCDVPDEGHAGSGAHED
- a CDS encoding metallophosphoesterase, encoding MPFLSIPRVLGAGAASGAAVTAYAAWEARQYTLRRYELPLLPAGMRPLRVLQLSDLHLVPGQRAKQDWVRRLGDLAPDLVIDTGDNLAHRDAVPAVLDCFAPLLDRPGVFVHGSNDYFSPGLRNPLAYLLPDDGKRRTDLPPLPWGDLSDGFRAAGWHDLTNRRETVRVGETSIAFAGVDDPHLGYDDLPAVAGQADRTADVRLGITHAPYLRVLDQYAADGYEAIIAGHTHGGQVCLPGGRALTTNCDLEPERARGLHRHPADSMPGEPGSAWLHVSAGLGTHPQIRLRLACRPEATLLTLLPRD
- a CDS encoding GatB/YqeY domain-containing protein, with amino-acid sequence MGTLKDQLRTDLTAAMKARDKARASTLRMVLTALSKAEVAGDTARELSDEEVTQVLTKEAKGRREAALAFEEGGRAESAEKERAEAAVIAEYLPEQLDEAAIAEVVSTTIAELGVAEDGMKAMGRVMGAVQPKVAGRADGAAVAAEVRRQLG
- a CDS encoding penicillin-binding protein, which encodes MARSDADKLPAGKIASHLGVMALVSAVLGVVVSGLAIPFAGVAGLSARSIAGTAEDLPQELETDLLAQRTILEDRAGNTIATIYDQNRIVIPLKQISKQMVKALLAVEDYRFYQHGALDLKGTLRALVTNQAADEVVQGGSSITQQLVKQTLVNQADGDEEAIARATDESYARKIRELRYAIALEKKYSKDWILERYLNTVYFGDGAYGVQSAAKHFFNVDAKDLNRKQAATLAGLVQSPEALNPTSYPERAKERRDVVLRRMASLGAAPEKRVEQLQGKGLGLDVQAMPNGCDDSVATWYCEYAIEYLLNDRALGETKEDRRRLIRTGGLRIQTAIDTRMQRSAQQAVANNVNSSDTALGAMALVEPGTGEVKALAQSRPQGDGPGQTYLNYTVPKQFGNANGFQPGSTFKVFVLAAAINQGIPLNRRISAAEPATVQLNSFKTCEGNYRSSETWSPGNSTNSSATPDLYEGTQNSVNTFFVRLEQEVGICQPWRLARQMGIRTLDKGDQIPSFTLGVADVSPLDMAGAYATFAARGINCNPRPVLKISDANGNQLKSYDKSCKRVFDEEVGDAVNDVLRGVIEPGGFGAPLTPGQPAAGKTGTTSDNKAVWFSGYTPNMAGAAVVAGVNNDTGRQITLDGQTIGGVFRTTTAGSTTAGPIWGETFQGISGILDDEDFVQPTDKIINGEQGTVPNVSGDSIASARGQLEDAGYNPVVGDERNSNVSEGLVAYSSPGGGATYGKGLTVYIYPSTGFVPPPPKKKNNNGGNNGGGNGGGRGNGGNNGGGNGGGGRGNN
- a CDS encoding WhiB family transcriptional regulator, whose amino-acid sequence is MWDDDWTNRAACRTKGPDDLFVRGAAQNQAKKICASCPVVTECLAEALDNRIEWGVWGGMTERERRALLRRRPATSFRELFETARRELVAS